Within the Gordonia westfalica genome, the region CGGAACCGGCGAGACGATCGCGATCGTCATGCCGGCGATCCCGATGAGTGCGCCGACGCGCAGCACGCGGACCGCCCCCACGGACGCGACGACCGGATCGATGACGAATCTCGACACCGTCATGGCGAGGCTGAAGGCGCCGAACGTGAGCGCGCCGATCGCCTCGCTGGTCCCGTAGCTCTCGACGATGTGCAGGGCGCTCCAGTCGTAGGCGGTGCCCTCGGCGAGCATCAGCCCGAAGGCGACGACCGCGAGGAGGACGAGCCGACGCCGGTCGATGCCGTGCCACCACGACGCTTCCGACGACGCGTTCGTCGACGTCGCCGGCGACTCGTCGTGCCCGGCGAGGCCACGCGCGACCGCGGCGACGACCACGAATCCGGCAACGGCCGCACAGGCGACGGTCGGGACGACGCCGGCGTCGGCCCACAGGGTCGCCGCGACCACTCCGGACCCGACCAGGCTGCCCGCCGAGAACCAGCCGTGGAACGACGACATGATCGGCCGGCGATACGCGCGCTCGACGGCGACCGCCTGCGCGTTCATCGACACGTCGAGGCACCCGTTGGCGAATCCGAACGCTGCCAGCGCCGCACCGAGGGTGAGCGTGTCGACGGCGAGGACGGGCGTGATGATGACCGCCGAGAGGAGCGATGCAGCGACGATCGTGAGCGGCCGGGAACCCCAGCGATCGATCAGCGGGCCACACACCTGCATGCCGACGAAGGCGGATCCACCCAGGAGGAGCAGCAGGCCGCCGAGCTCGTCGTGCCCTACGTCGGTGCGCTCGCTGATGACCGGGATGTGAGCCACCCACATGGCGGCGAGGAAACCGTTCAGGGCGAAGATCGTGGCGACCGCCCGCCGGGATCGACGGGGTCCGGTCGCGAGGTGCACCTGCACTCAGTCGCCCGAACCCAGGTGGCGTTCCACCCGTTCGACCTTGCCGGTCAGTTCGTCGGTGTGGCCCGGTCGGATGTCGGCCTTGAGCACCAGGCCCACGCGCGGCGCGCGGGCGGCGACGGCCTCGGTGGCGGCTTTGACCACTGCCATCACTTCGTCCCAGTCGCCCTCGAGATAGGTGAACATCGAGGTTGTCTGATGTGGGATCCCGGAGGCCCGCACCACCTCGACGGCGGCCGCGACCGCCGCACTCATCCCGCCGTCGGCGTCGACGGCGGTCCCGCCCGAGGGCGTGAGGCTGAACGCGACGATCAGTGGACTACCTCCGGATCAGGCGGGTCGGATCAGGCGGGGGCCTGCTGCGGCGACTGCCCGGCCGACAGCTCGGCGAGATGGCCGTTGCGCTTGGCCCACCACTCGAAGACGATCGTGCCGAAGGGCGGCACGCTCGATGCGAGCGCCAGCAGCGTCACGATCGGGATCCCGATGCGGCGTCCGCCCAGGGGCAGCTCCCACTTCACGGCGTTCCACTTGAGCTGGAACGAGGTGATCAGGGCGACGATCACGAAGATCACGAAGACGGCACCGTGGGTGGCGCCGGGCAGCGCGATGGCCTCCGGGTCGTCGTTGACGCGCTTGAGGATCATCCCGACGATCAGCCACGCCCAGGTGATGGCCTCGGCCACGGCGACGAGGCGGAAGCGCTTGGCGGGTGTGGTCAGGTCGAAGAAAGACAGCATGTTCACCATTGTGCCTGCCGGCGGAGACTTCTACGACAAAGTGTCGTAGAAGTCTCCTTCAGCGGATCGATCAGGCCTTCGGGACGCGGACGATCAGCGCGTCGCCCTGTCCACCGGCACCGCACAGTGCGGCCGCGCCGACACCGCCGCCGCGGCGCTGCAGTTCGAGCGCGAGGTGGAGGGTGATGCGGGCACCGGAGGTGCCGATCGGGTGACCGACGGCGATGGCGCCACCGTTGACGTTGATCTTGTCCGCGTCGACGCCGAGCTGCTGGGTCGAGGCCAGGCCGACGGCGGCGAACGCCTCGTTGATCTCGATGAGGTCGAGGTCCGCGGGGCGATGCCCTCGCGGTCACATGCCTTGATGATCGCGTTGGCCGGCTGCGCCTGCAGGCTCGAGTCCGGACCCGCGACGACGCCGTGGGCACCGATCTCGGCGAGCCAGGTCACGCCCAGTTCCTCCGCCTTGGCCTTGCTCATCACGACGACCGCGGCAGCGCCGTCGGAGATCTGCGAGGAGTTGCCCGCGGTGATGGTGCCGTCCTTGCGGAAGGCCGGGCGCAGGCCCCCGAGCGACTCGGCGGTGGTGTTGGCGCGGATGCCCTCGTCCTCGGTGAACTGGATCGGGTCGCCCTTGCGCTGCGGGATGGAGACCGGCACGACCTCGTCGTCGAAGACGCCGTTCTTCCAGGCGGCAGCGGCGAGCTGGTGGCTGCGGGCGGCGAACTCGTCCTGCTGCTCGCGCGTGAAGCCGTCCTTGTCGTTGCCCTGCTCGGTCAACGCACCCATCGGCTGATCGGTGAAGGCGTCGTGCAGGCCGTCGAAGGCCATGTGGTCGGTGAGCTCGGTGTTGCCGTACTTGAAGCCGCTGCGGCTGCCCTGCAGCAGGTGCGGGGCCTGGGTCATCGACTCCTGGCCACCGGCGACAACGACGTCGAACTCACCGGCGCGGATGAGCTGGTCGGCGAGCGCGATGGCGTCGATGCCCGACAGGCACATCTTGTTGATCGTCAGCGTCGGGACGTCCCAGCCGATACCGGCCTTGATCGCGGCCTGGCGAGCCGGCATCTGACCCGCCCCCGCGGTCAGCACCTGGCCCATGATCACGTACTGGACCTCAGAAGCCGGGACCCCGGACTTCTCGAGTGCACCCTGGATCGCCACCGCACCCAGGTCGACGCCGCTGAAGTCCTTCAGGGAGCCCAGGAGGCGGCCGAAGGGGGTGCGTGCGCCGGCGACGATGACCGTCGTGTTGTCAGCAGTCGAGGACATGGAAAAGAACCTCCGGGGGTGTCGTGCGAGGGGGCTACCGAGCGCCCGCTCTGTGCGCTCTACCCCCCAACGCTACCGTTGTGACATGAGCACCTCTGCAACTGACCCCAGCACCCCCGCCGGCACTCCCCAGGGCGCGACCGCTCTGATCTCCGACCTGGTCGTCGCGATCGACCACGTGGGCATCGCCGTCCCCGACCTGGACGCCGCGAAAGAGTGGTATGCGACACACCTCGGCTTCGAGACGCTCCACCAGGAGACCAACACCGAGCAGGGTGTCGAGGAGGCCATGGTGGGCCCGGGCGGCGGTGGCGCGGTCATCCAGTTGCTGGCCCCGCTCGACGAGTCGTCGACCATCGCGAAGTTCATCGATCGCAACGGCCCGGGCCTGCAGCAGCTCGCGGTGCGGGTGACCGACGTCGACGCCGTGACCGCCCGCCTCACCGAGGCCGGCGTCCGTGTCCTCTACCCCGCCGCCAAGCGGGGCACTGCGAAGTCCCGCATCAACTTCGTCCACCCCAAGGACGCGGGCGGCGTTCTGCTCGAGCTCGTCGAGCCGGCCGCCGACGCCGCGCACTGAGCCCGATCCCTCGGCCCGAACCTCAAAAGCGTTCGGGCGCTTGACAACTCCCTCCCCGCCCGCCCTGCGCCACGGCACCCGGGCGGACACCGGCGCCGGCGCGTGGACACCTGAGCAGAGGTCCACGCGCCGGCGCCGAGGACCGTGTCCCCGACAACGCCGACACCCGCGCCGAACCTGACTCCGACCGCGCTTCGAGGTCCGGCCGTCTCCGATACACTGGCCCGCATGCCAGGTCCCGCACGGCAATTGCCCTTTGCGATCGTGATGCGCGGTTATGACCGTGAGCAGGTCGCCGACCATCTCCAGAGACTCGACGCCGAGTTGCGGGTTCTCGCCGCCGATCGCGACGCCGCCACCGCCAACGCCCACGAGCTCGCGGCCCATCTCGAGGACGCGCGCGACGAGATCGCCGAACTCCGGCGCGAGATCGACAAACTCTCGGTACCGCCCACCACCGCGCAGGGCATGAGCGAACGCCTCTCCCGCATGCTCCAGCTCGCCTCCGACGAGGCCTCGGAGATGCGGGCCGAGGCGTCGGCCGAGGCCGACGAGACGCTGTCGATCGCCCGCCAGGAGGCGGCCGACATGCGGTCCGAGGCGGCCGCCGAGGCCGAGCGGATCCGCGGCGAGGCACAGGCGGCGGCCAAGAAGCTCGTCGATGAGGCATCCGCGCGTGCACGGCAGGTCAAGGAGACCGCCGCAGCCAACGAGTCCGAGTCGGCGCGTCTCATCGCCGAACGCACGGCCGCGATGGAGGCCGAGCACACCAAGACGATGAAGGCCGCCAACGACGAGGCCCGCCGCATCGTCGACAAGGCTAAGTCGGAGGTCGCCGAACTGGAGGCCGTCAGCTCACGCGAACGTGCCGCCGAGCGGGAACGCCACGACGCGGAACTCGCCGACCAGCGTGAACGTGCCCTCGACGAGGCCAACCACATCCGTCAGACCGCCCTCGACATCGCCGGCGAACGCCTGAACCGATCCCGCGAGATGGCGCATGCGGCCGACCGTGCGCGTCAGGAGATCGCCGCCAACCTGGGGCAGCTCCGCGACAAGCTCGCCGAGCTGCCCGAGTTGCTGGCGCAGCCGGAGGATTCCGAGTACGCGGTGCTGTCCGACACCGACGATCTCGAACTGCTCAATCGCAAGCTGTCACCGGAGGCCCGCGCCAACGCCTGAGCGGGGCCCGGAATCGGCGGCGCCCCGCGCTCAGAAGAGCCGGAACTCCGTACTCTCCGCACCGCGCAGGGCTTCGTAATCCAGCACGACGCAACGGATTCCACGATCCTCGGCGAGCGTTCGCGCCTGCGGCTTGATCTGCTGCGCGGCAAAGACGCCGGCGACGGGAGCCAGCGTGGTGTCGCGGTTGAGCAGTTCCAAGTAGCGCGTCAGCTGCTCGACGCCGTCGATCTCACCGCGTCGTTTGATCTCCACGGCCACCGTGGCACCCGCGGCGTCGCGGCACAGCAGATCGACAGGTCCGATGGCCGTCATGTACTCGCGCCGGATCAGGGTGTGGCCGGGCCCCAGGGTCTCCACGTGCTCGGCGAGCAACTCCTGGAGATGCGCCTCGACGCCGTCCTTGACCAGACCGGGATCGATCCCGAGTTCGTGCTGCGAATCGTGTTCGATCGACGTGATCGTGATCCGCAGTTCCTCACCCGCCTTGTTGGTGACCACCCAGTAGGCCTCTGCCTCGGTGCCCTCGGGCACGGCGGCCTCGGTGAGCCAGCACGGCGGGCTCATCCAGTTGAGCGGCTTGTACGCGCGGTCGTCGGCGTGCACGCTCACCGAACCGTCCGACTTGACCAGCAACAGGCGCTTGGCCATGGGCAGATGGGCGGTCAATCGCCCGACATAGTCGACCTGACACTCCGCGATGACGAGACGCACGAACCCACCCTAGGGCATCGACTGCACCGATCTCACGCGCCCGCGCCGCGGCCCCTACCGATCCCTGAGGAGCGGCCGGAGCCTGCGGAGGACGCCCCTACCGACCCCTGAGGAGGACGCGTCTCGAAGGGTCACTGGTCGTAGTAGTGCTTGAGCATGAAGGTCTCGGCGTCGATGACGGCATCCTCCATCGTCATGTGCACATGCGGCAGTGCGGGATCGAACCCCTTGAGGTCGACCAGCGCATCCGGATTCGGGGTGGTCCACTCGTCGAGCTGCCGTTCGATGCTGGCGCGCACGACGCCGTCGGGGTCGACGAGCGCGGCACGACGACCACTGTCGGCGAGCAGTCGTTTGATGCTGAGCAGCATGGTTCGCGCGACCGCGTCGATGACACCGAGTCGCGAGATCTCCACGATCACCACGGTGAAGTCGTCCATGTCGGCCACGAGGCGCCGATGAACGCTTTCGGCCCCGGCGAACGTCAGGTCGCCTTGCAATTCGTAGACGCGGATCATGTCGCGGCAGGTGCGGAGGTAGCTGCGCTCGCGTTCGCTCCATTCACCAGCCACCGGGCTGTCGGCCAGGTCGTAGACCGAGCGGATCGTCACCCGGCTCTCGCGGGTCACGTTGAACATGTGTAGCCCGAGGTCTTTCGACAGGTGCTGGCACGTCTTGACGCCGCGGACGCTGTTCCCGTGCTCGTCGAGGCGCGGCGAGTACACGCCGATGCCCAGCTGCCCCGGGAGGACGGCGAGGATTCCGCCGCCGACGCCGCTCTTGGCCGGCAGGCCGACCGAGGTGACCCAGTCCCCCGCCCCGTCGTACATGCCGCACGTGGTCATCACGCTCAGCAGTCGCTGCGCTATCTCGGAGGAGAACACAATCCGGCCGGTTCGGGGATTCATACCGCCGTTGGCGATGGTCGCGCCGATCCCGGCGAGATCGTCCGTCGTCACCCTGATCGAGCACTGGCGGTAGTAGAGGTCGATCGCGGCGTCGGGATCGGTCTCCAGCGCGCCGAAGCTGTCGAGCATGTACGCGATCGCACGGTTGCGCGAACCCGTCGCGGACTCGGAGGCGTACACCTCCTCGTCCATCGACAGCCGCCGGCCCGCACAACCCGAATAGAAGTCGAGGATCTCGCCGAAGGCCGCGTCGACGTCGGCGGCACTCACCTCACGGGAGGCCGGCAGCAGCATCGACGCCGCGAAGATGGCTCCGGCATTGATCATCGGGTTCTTCGGGCGCCGGCGATCGTCGACGCTGATCTCGTTGAACGCCTCCCCCGACGGTTCGACGCCGATCTTGCCGTCCACCACGTCCGGGCCGTGTTTGCGGAGCGCCATCGCGTACGTCAGCGGCTTCGACACCGACTGGATGGTGAACGTGGTGGCGGAATCTCCGTGTGAGTACGTGTACCCGTCGTGGACGCAGACCGACAGTCCACAACGCTCGGGATCGACGACCGCCAGTTCGGGGATGTAGTCGGCGACATCGCCGGATCGGTCCTCTCGGACCTTGTCCATGATGTGGCGGAGATAGCCGTCAACGAGGGATTCCATGCAGCAATCTAAGCGTGTCCGGCAGTGATCGGGTAGCCGACTCGACGGGGAACGCGACGGGGCACACAACAACCGTGGTTCAGGCACGGACGTGACTAGGCTGGGGCCCAGTGAGACCGCCGCAGAGGACACAGATGGGAGCACCGATGAAGCTGCTCGTCGCATACATCGCCACCTCCGGGGGCGAGGACGCGGTGGCCCTGGGTGCGTGCCTGGCACGCACCTTCGACGCCGAGCTGGAGATCTGCATCGTCATCCCGCCCGAACCGGCCGGCGCCGACGACACGGTGGAGAGACTCTCCGATGCCCTCGACAGCGCGGCACGACGCTGGCTCGACGAGGCGGCCGCCCGCCTGCCCGACGACATCGAGACCACGACGACGATCGCCGAACACGCCAATCCCGGCGAGGGACTGATCATCGAGGCCCGACGCACCGGCGCCGACATCCTCGTCATCGGCGGAGCGGGCGGCGGGATCCGCGGCCGCCACACCTTGGGGACGGTCGTCAACGACATCCTGCATTCGTCGCCGATCCCGGTCGCGGTCGCACCGCCCGGCTACGCGCACCTCGGAGCCGAGGAGGTGCGTGAGATCACCGTGACGATCGGTGACCGTCCGGGAGCACCGTTGCTGTTCGAGACCGCCATCCGCAGTGGCATCCGGGCGCACCGGCCCATCAGGCTCGTCTCGCTTCTCGCGATCGGTGACATGCAGCCATGGCGCACCGCGGCCGAGGACTCCGCAATCGATACCGCCCGGGCACATGCACAGCGAACGCTCGACGAGGCGAGAGCCCAACTGCCGGAACATTTCCCGGTCACTTCCACGATTGTCCAGGGCGACACGATCGAGGAGGCTGTCGGCTCGCTCGAGTGGCACGACGGCGACCTGGTGATGGTCGGCTCGAGCCGGCTGGCCGCCCCCAACACATTGTTCCTCGGCACGACGGCCGCCAAGATCCTGCGCGCGGTGTCGGTACCGATGATCGTCGTGCCCAAGGGGACCGACTGATCTGCTGTCCCGGATTTCGTAGAACTGATGCGCCCATAGCGCACATTGCTTCTACCGACTGCCGGACGTGGAGACGGGAAATGCATTGTGGCCCTACACGATTACTCGTGTAGGGCCACAATGGAAATTGTGTTCGGCGGTGTCCTACTCTCCCACACTGATTAAGGTGCAGTACCATCGGCGCTGGAGGGCTTAGCTTCCGGGTTCGGAATGGGGCCGGGCGTTTCCCCTCCGCTATGGCCGCCGTAACTCTATAAAACAACCCACAACAGGCTATTTGTTTGTTGTGTGTTGTTTCAGAAGTGTCATAGTGGATGCGATCACACGGGGGCTACGCCCCCGTGAACCCCAAAAAACATGTAGGGGTCTTGTTGTGTGAACAACAGTGTTGTTGGTAAGTCCTCGGCCGATTAGTACCAGTCACCTGAACACATTACTGTGCTTACAGTTCTGGCCTATCAACCCCATGGTCTGTAGGGGGCCTTAACCCTGCTAAGAGGGTGAGAAACCTCATCTTGGAACAGGCTTCCCGCTTAGATGCTTTCAGCGGTTATCCCTTCCGAACGTAGCTAACCAGCGGTGCCCTTGGTAGGACAACTGGCACACCAGAGGTTCGTCCGTCCCGGTCCTCTCGTACTAGGGACAGGTTTCCTCAAGTTTCTTACGCGCGCGGCGGATAGAGACCGAACTGTCTCACGACGTTCTAAACCCAGCTCGCGTGCCGCTTTAATGGGCGAACAGCCCAACCCTTGGGACCTACTCCAGCCCCAGGATGCGACGAGCCGACATCGAGGTGCCAAACCATCCCGTCGATATGGACTCTTGGGGAAGATCAGCCTGTTATCCCCGGGGTACCTTTTATCCGTTGAGCGACACCGCTTCCACTTGCCGGTGCCGGATCACTAGTCCCGACTTTCGTCCCTGCTCGACATGTACGTCTCACAGTCAAGCTCCCTTGTGCACTTACACTCAACACCTGATTGCCAACCAGGCTGAGGGAACCTTTGGGCGCCTCCGTTACATTTTGGGAGGCAACCGCCCCAGTTAAACTACCCACCAGGCACTGTCCCTGAACCCGATCAGGGTCCGAGGTTAGAAGTCCAATACGATCAGAGTGGTATTTCAACAACGACTCCATGAACACTGGCGTGCCCACTTCACAGTCTCCCACCTATCCTACACAAACCGAACCGAACACCAATACCAAGCTATAGTGAAGGTCCCGGGGTCTTTTCGTCCTGCCGCGCGTAACGAGCATCTTTACTCGTACTGCAATTTCGCCGAGTCTGTGGTTGAGACAGCAGAGAAGTCGTTACGCCATTCGTGCAGGTCGGAACTTACCCGACAAGGAATTTCGCTACCTTAGGATGGTTATAGTTACCACCGCCGTTTACTGGGGCTTAAATTCTCAGCTTCACCACCGAAGTGATTAACCGGTCCTCTTAACCTTCCAGCACCGGGCAGGCGTCAGTCCGTATACATCGTCTTACGACTTCGCACGGACCTGTGTTTTTAGTAAACAGTCGCTTCTCTCTGGTCTCTGCGACCCACACCAGCTCAAACCGTAAAGATCGTCACCAGTCTGGGTCCCCCTTCTCCCGAAGTTACGGGGGCATTTTGCCGAGTTCCTTAACC harbors:
- a CDS encoding MFS transporter — protein: MQVHLATGPRRSRRAVATIFALNGFLAAMWVAHIPVISERTDVGHDELGGLLLLLGGSAFVGMQVCGPLIDRWGSRPLTIVAASLLSAVIITPVLAVDTLTLGAALAAFGFANGCLDVSMNAQAVAVERAYRRPIMSSFHGWFSAGSLVGSGVVAATLWADAGVVPTVACAAVAGFVVVAAVARGLAGHDESPATSTNASSEASWWHGIDRRRLVLLAVVAFGLMLAEGTAYDWSALHIVESYGTSEAIGALTFGAFSLAMTVSRFVIDPVVASVGAVRVLRVGALIGIAGMTIAIVSPVPALAVVGWAVFGVGLAGLIPQIFTAAGNLTDSAGGRTISIVVGCGYLGMLAGPAVVGFISSQTSLNTGLLAALAALLLAVYFAGVVRPRGPSVSALGEPRSSRSGGRATLEE
- a CDS encoding thiamine-binding protein; this encodes MIVAFSLTPSGGTAVDADGGMSAAVAAAVEVVRASGIPHQTTSMFTYLEGDWDEVMAVVKAATEAVAARAPRVGLVLKADIRPGHTDELTGKVERVERHLGSGD
- a CDS encoding DUF3817 domain-containing protein, with product MLSFFDLTTPAKRFRLVAVAEAITWAWLIVGMILKRVNDDPEAIALPGATHGAVFVIFVIVALITSFQLKWNAVKWELPLGGRRIGIPIVTLLALASSVPPFGTIVFEWWAKRNGHLAELSAGQSPQQAPA
- the mce gene encoding methylmalonyl-CoA epimerase, which gives rise to MSTSATDPSTPAGTPQGATALISDLVVAIDHVGIAVPDLDAAKEWYATHLGFETLHQETNTEQGVEEAMVGPGGGGAVIQLLAPLDESSTIAKFIDRNGPGLQQLAVRVTDVDAVTARLTEAGVRVLYPAAKRGTAKSRINFVHPKDAGGVLLELVEPAADAAH
- the nucS gene encoding endonuclease NucS, with the protein product MRLVIAECQVDYVGRLTAHLPMAKRLLLVKSDGSVSVHADDRAYKPLNWMSPPCWLTEAAVPEGTEAEAYWVVTNKAGEELRITITSIEHDSQHELGIDPGLVKDGVEAHLQELLAEHVETLGPGHTLIRREYMTAIGPVDLLCRDAAGATVAVEIKRRGEIDGVEQLTRYLELLNRDTTLAPVAGVFAAQQIKPQARTLAEDRGIRCVVLDYEALRGAESTEFRLF
- the glsA gene encoding glutaminase A produces the protein MESLVDGYLRHIMDKVREDRSGDVADYIPELAVVDPERCGLSVCVHDGYTYSHGDSATTFTIQSVSKPLTYAMALRKHGPDVVDGKIGVEPSGEAFNEISVDDRRRPKNPMINAGAIFAASMLLPASREVSAADVDAAFGEILDFYSGCAGRRLSMDEEVYASESATGSRNRAIAYMLDSFGALETDPDAAIDLYYRQCSIRVTTDDLAGIGATIANGGMNPRTGRIVFSSEIAQRLLSVMTTCGMYDGAGDWVTSVGLPAKSGVGGGILAVLPGQLGIGVYSPRLDEHGNSVRGVKTCQHLSKDLGLHMFNVTRESRVTIRSVYDLADSPVAGEWSERERSYLRTCRDMIRVYELQGDLTFAGAESVHRRLVADMDDFTVVIVEISRLGVIDAVARTMLLSIKRLLADSGRRAALVDPDGVVRASIERQLDEWTTPNPDALVDLKGFDPALPHVHMTMEDAVIDAETFMLKHYYDQ
- a CDS encoding universal stress protein, translating into MKLLVAYIATSGGEDAVALGACLARTFDAELEICIVIPPEPAGADDTVERLSDALDSAARRWLDEAAARLPDDIETTTTIAEHANPGEGLIIEARRTGADILVIGGAGGGIRGRHTLGTVVNDILHSSPIPVAVAPPGYAHLGAEEVREITVTIGDRPGAPLLFETAIRSGIRAHRPIRLVSLLAIGDMQPWRTAAEDSAIDTARAHAQRTLDEARAQLPEHFPVTSTIVQGDTIEEAVGSLEWHDGDLVMVGSSRLAAPNTLFLGTTAAKILRAVSVPMIVVPKGTD